From the Phaeacidiphilus oryzae TH49 genome, one window contains:
- a CDS encoding LysR family transcriptional regulator, translating to MTSAARRLLVSQSAVSTAVAQLERALGVQLLIRHHAKGLSLTAAGARFLQESRNLLAHADELVETAQGWAPPSPASSPSAASSPSRRSYCRGSSPSSPPATPACGCRRWRARPRNCRPPCWTGAARSP from the coding sequence ATGACCTCCGCGGCCCGGCGCCTCCTGGTGTCGCAGTCCGCCGTCTCCACCGCCGTGGCCCAGCTGGAGCGGGCGCTCGGCGTCCAGCTGCTGATCCGGCACCACGCCAAGGGCCTCTCGCTGACCGCCGCAGGCGCCCGCTTCCTCCAGGAGTCCAGGAACCTCCTGGCGCACGCCGACGAACTGGTGGAGACGGCCCAGGGCTGGGCGCCGCCCTCGCCGGCGAGCTCTCCGTCGGCTGCTTCCTCTCCCTCTCGCCGTTCGTACTGCCGCGGCTCTTCGCCGAGTTCACCGCCCGCCACCCCGGCGTGCGGCTGCAGGCGGTGGAGGGCGAGACCGAGGAACTGCAGGCCGCCCTGCTGGACGGGCGCTGCGAGATCGCCCTGA
- a CDS encoding purine-cytosine permease family protein: protein MDTAPPAPTVEVRTIDQIPEDERHGRARDLFTIWFGSNIMVLTVVTGALATTVYGLPLWWALAGIVVGNAVGGVFMALHSAQGPQLGVPQMVQTRGQFGVRGALLVVVLVIVMYTGYFASNLVLGGQSLHIVAPGISVAGGIVIVGLVSVAATIFGYKLIHAYSKVMTIAAGLALLLAFCWILFEHGLPAGTLSHGALTATGLLGTVSASALWQIAYAPYVSDYSRYMPKGTGSRPAFWATYGGCVLGSVLPMLLGALTGAAVGGDDPVGGLSALTPGISTLILIVFSIGIANTNAMNLYCGVLCVITVGQTVRRSWVPRAGARAVIAIVVFLVALLLAIAGKDNFLVFYENFIALLLYVLTPWTAVNLVDYYLVRHGEYDVRSFFSADGGVYGRYNAAAIVAYLVGIVVQVPFFSSALFTGPVAHMLNGADISWIVGLIVTCPFYYVAARRAGRRSPAPAEAALAADASTPAG from the coding sequence ATGGACACCGCTCCACCGGCACCGACCGTCGAAGTGCGGACCATCGACCAGATCCCGGAGGACGAACGGCACGGCCGGGCCCGCGATCTCTTCACCATCTGGTTCGGCTCCAACATCATGGTGCTCACCGTGGTCACCGGGGCACTGGCCACCACGGTGTACGGACTGCCGCTGTGGTGGGCACTGGCCGGGATCGTCGTCGGCAACGCCGTCGGCGGGGTCTTCATGGCCCTCCACTCCGCGCAGGGGCCCCAACTCGGCGTCCCGCAGATGGTCCAGACGCGGGGTCAGTTCGGCGTCCGGGGCGCCCTGCTGGTGGTCGTGCTGGTCATCGTGATGTACACCGGCTACTTCGCCTCGAACCTGGTACTCGGCGGGCAGTCGCTGCACATCGTGGCGCCGGGGATCTCGGTCGCCGGCGGGATCGTCATCGTGGGGCTGGTGAGCGTGGCGGCCACGATCTTCGGCTACAAGCTGATCCACGCCTACAGCAAGGTCATGACCATCGCCGCGGGCCTGGCGCTGCTGCTGGCCTTCTGCTGGATCCTCTTCGAGCACGGCCTGCCCGCCGGCACCCTCAGCCACGGGGCGCTGACCGCCACCGGGCTCCTCGGCACCGTCTCGGCCTCGGCGCTGTGGCAGATCGCCTACGCGCCCTATGTCTCGGACTACTCCCGCTACATGCCCAAGGGCACCGGCAGCCGGCCGGCCTTCTGGGCCACCTACGGCGGCTGCGTCCTCGGTTCGGTGCTGCCGATGCTCCTCGGCGCGCTCACCGGTGCGGCCGTCGGCGGGGACGACCCGGTCGGCGGCCTCTCCGCGCTCACCCCGGGGATCAGCACACTGATCCTGATCGTCTTCTCGATCGGCATCGCCAACACCAACGCGATGAACCTCTACTGCGGGGTCCTGTGCGTGATCACTGTGGGGCAGACCGTGCGGCGCAGCTGGGTGCCGCGCGCCGGCGCGCGGGCGGTGATCGCGATCGTCGTCTTCCTCGTGGCGCTGCTGCTGGCCATCGCCGGCAAGGACAACTTCCTGGTCTTCTACGAGAACTTCATCGCGCTGCTGCTCTATGTGCTGACTCCGTGGACCGCCGTCAACCTGGTGGACTACTACCTGGTCCGGCACGGGGAGTACGACGTCCGGTCCTTCTTCAGCGCCGACGGCGGGGTCTACGGGCGGTACAACGCGGCGGCCATCGTCGCCTATCTGGTCGGCATCGTGGTGCAGGTGCCGTTCTTCTCCAGCGCGCTGTTCACCGGGCCGGTGGCGCACATGCTGAACGGCGCGGACATCTCCTGGATCGTCGGCCTGATCGTCACCTGCCCCTTCTACTACGTCGCCGCCCGGCGGGCGGGGCGGCGCTCCCCGGCGCCCGCCGAGGCGGCATTGGCCGCCGACGCCTCCACCCCGGCCGGGTGA